One Chitinispirillum alkaliphilum DNA window includes the following coding sequences:
- a CDS encoding Chromate transport protein, with amino-acid sequence MNEIDLFIAFFIIGIGAYGGGVAAIALIEHELVLTRQWLSAMEMSELIAVAQMTPGPIAINAATFAGYRIAGFTGALFSTLAVIMPSIILCTLIVVSALFIAKKGSVKRIRSAVEPAVFGLILSAVLIYARGALIDFVSVIIALATFALILLFRFKLHPLIYIAMGGLGGIIFL; translated from the coding sequence ATGAATGAGATCGATCTGTTCATAGCCTTTTTTATCATTGGTATAGGCGCCTATGGCGGAGGTGTGGCTGCGATTGCGCTGATTGAGCATGAACTTGTCCTTACACGCCAGTGGCTCAGTGCCATGGAGATGTCTGAACTGATTGCTGTTGCCCAGATGACACCAGGTCCCATAGCTATCAATGCTGCAACATTCGCCGGGTACAGAATTGCAGGGTTTACAGGAGCCCTGTTCTCTACACTTGCGGTAATTATGCCGTCAATTATCCTCTGCACCCTTATAGTTGTATCCGCCCTGTTCATAGCCAAAAAGGGTTCTGTTAAGAGGATCCGTTCTGCTGTTGAACCCGCGGTTTTTGGTCTCATCCTCAGCGCGGTTCTTATCTATGCCCGGGGGGCTTTGATCGATTTTGTATCAGTCATAATCGCCCTCGCCACTTTTGCTCTCATTCTTCTTTTCAGATTCAAACTCCATCCGCTTATCTATATCGCAATGGGAGGACTGGGGGGGATTATCTTTCTGTAA
- a CDS encoding Chromate transport protein codes for MENNHTQKPPLLKLFPIFFKVGAFTVGGGLAMLSVLHHEIVTARKWIDEKSFSKQVTVATSIPGAIIVNFSILYGFKVRGFRGAFLCCTGVVMPAFLIMLFVSAFLFPYFDHPVVFSFLRGASASVSALLAYTAFSLGRTMLRGILKIVLSAAAFLITLAPWIHPVFTILLIGSIGYFLLWRRDSIREKGSNHE; via the coding sequence ATGGAAAATAACCACACCCAAAAACCTCCTCTGCTCAAACTTTTTCCGATATTTTTCAAAGTAGGGGCATTCACCGTAGGCGGCGGACTGGCAATGCTTTCAGTGCTTCACCATGAGATTGTTACAGCAAGAAAATGGATTGATGAAAAATCATTTTCCAAACAGGTCACCGTTGCGACCAGCATTCCCGGGGCCATTATCGTTAACTTTTCTATTCTTTATGGGTTTAAGGTTCGCGGCTTCAGGGGAGCATTTCTCTGTTGCACCGGTGTGGTTATGCCTGCATTTCTTATAATGCTTTTTGTCTCTGCTTTTCTGTTCCCCTATTTTGATCACCCTGTAGTTTTCTCTTTTCTCAGGGGAGCATCAGCTTCAGTTTCAGCTCTTTTGGCCTATACAGCTTTTAGTCTTGGCCGTACCATGCTCAGGGGGATTTTAAAAATTGTACTCTCTGCAGCTGCTTTTCTTATAACTCTTGCCCCCTGGATTCACCCGGTTTTCACGATCTTACTGATAGGTAGTATCGGATATTTTCTTCTTTGGAGAAGGGATTCGATCAGGGAAAAGGGGAGTAACCATGAATGA